A portion of the Geoalkalibacter ferrihydriticus DSM 17813 genome contains these proteins:
- a CDS encoding Smr/MutS family protein, whose translation MARKKRKTATTCSKESDFTHTPFRDLKGVSVCRAVHRESTPAAEPPQLKGAQDKPADEALFLEEMALLRVKASRGQDDGGDVPACAAPMDEDERGQDPQGSAQGEDQALFLSALGDMERTFVDEIPSEPSPPQASPRRMRELNRGRRRPEAELDLHGLDRIRARERVRHFLDNCRHQGLSTVLVITGRGLHSGDEPVLRTDLESFLAEEGRTWAVEWGRAPRQYGGAGALVIFLKK comes from the coding sequence ATGGCACGCAAAAAACGCAAGACAGCGACCACCTGCAGCAAAGAAAGTGACTTTACCCACACCCCCTTCAGGGATCTGAAGGGGGTGTCCGTTTGCCGGGCTGTGCACAGGGAGTCGACACCCGCCGCGGAGCCTCCGCAGCTTAAGGGCGCGCAGGACAAGCCAGCCGATGAAGCACTGTTTTTGGAGGAGATGGCCTTGTTGCGGGTCAAGGCGAGCCGCGGGCAAGACGATGGAGGCGATGTTCCTGCCTGTGCCGCCCCGATGGATGAGGACGAACGCGGTCAGGACCCGCAAGGATCGGCGCAAGGGGAGGACCAGGCCTTGTTTCTAAGCGCCCTCGGCGACATGGAGCGCACCTTTGTCGATGAGATTCCCTCGGAACCTTCGCCGCCCCAGGCTTCACCCCGCCGCATGCGGGAGCTCAATCGCGGTCGGCGCCGTCCCGAAGCCGAGTTGGATCTGCACGGACTGGACCGCATACGGGCCCGCGAGCGTGTCCGGCATTTTCTCGACAACTGTCGCCATCAGGGTTTGAGTACGGTGCTGGTGATCACCGGTCGGGGGCTGCACTCGGGGGACGAGCCGGTGTTGCGCACCGATCTGGAGAGCTTTCTCGCGGAGGAGGGCCGCACCTGGGCGGTTGAATGGGGGCGGGCGCCGCGCCAATACGGTGGCGCGGGCGCCCTGGTGATCTTCCTCAAAAAGTAA
- a CDS encoding tetratricopeptide repeat protein, which produces MYNIAISLALCVLTTIVLRALVGLNLWLSTILSLVVFTVCYLILTRMVMKKVAALMESAQRDLQAGRAEKAIKTLESGYRYGNWQFYVKAQINAQIGTLLFLRRDFAKAFDYLQKGFVRHWVAMAMLGICYMKRNQTTKMVETFDKAVAANKKEPLLWNLYAYCLERVGDKEKAIQVMEKGLKKVGGDENLSANLQALKDGRRMKMRLYGDLWYQFHLEKPGAVVKEQTKAVMGRRKIVRR; this is translated from the coding sequence ATGTACAATATCGCCATTTCTCTTGCTCTCTGTGTTCTGACGACGATTGTCCTGCGTGCTCTTGTCGGACTCAACCTGTGGCTCTCCACGATTCTTTCGCTGGTGGTGTTTACCGTCTGCTACCTGATTCTGACCCGTATGGTCATGAAGAAAGTGGCGGCTCTCATGGAGTCGGCCCAGCGCGACCTGCAGGCCGGGCGCGCGGAAAAAGCCATTAAAACTCTTGAGTCGGGGTATCGTTATGGGAATTGGCAATTTTACGTCAAAGCACAGATCAATGCCCAGATCGGCACTTTGCTCTTTCTGCGCCGCGATTTTGCCAAAGCCTTTGATTATCTGCAAAAAGGCTTTGTTCGTCACTGGGTGGCCATGGCGATGCTCGGCATCTGCTACATGAAGCGCAATCAGACCACCAAGATGGTCGAGACCTTCGATAAGGCGGTGGCCGCCAACAAAAAGGAGCCGCTGCTGTGGAATCTTTATGCCTATTGCCTGGAAAGAGTCGGGGATAAGGAAAAAGCCATCCAGGTTATGGAAAAAGGCCTGAAAAAGGTTGGAGGCGACGAAAATCTCTCCGCGAACCTGCAGGCGCTTAAAGATGGGCGGCGCATGAAGATGCGCCTCTACGGCGATCTCTGGTATCAGTTCCATCTTGAAAAACCTGGAGCGGTGGTCAAGGAGCAGACCAAGGCCGTTATGGGGCGCCGCAAGATCGTCCGCAGATAG
- a CDS encoding ABC-F family ATP-binding cassette domain-containing protein: protein MFQLQDVKKFFADRAIFAGINWTIGTQDRIGLCGENGAGKTTLLRLLAGQIVADEGQVRSGRDATLGYLPQDGLDYRGRTLFDEVRSALDELLSLERELKRLEQSLAASQDERDLERYALVQEMFLQRGGYTMEAEIGKVLHGLGFAESDWERPCEHFSGGWQMRIGLAKLLLRRPNLLLLDEPTNHLDLPARDWLEDYLTRYPFAVVMVSHDRFFLDRVVTRIVEIWNGRLTEYPGNYSRYLEAREARISALREARRRQDEEIARIEAFINRFRYQANKAALVQSRVKQLEKIERIEVPPGRKKIAFRFPDPPKGGRLALELKGVSHGYGELQVLKNIDLLVERGERMALVGPNGAGKSTLMRILAGVEAPLAGSREEGHNLKFGYFAQDQARALDATRTVLEEITAAAPFDMVPRVRDVLGAFLFSGDDVHKRVSVLSGGERNRLALAILLLHPANLLLLDEPTNHLDLQSKDVLLDALRHYNGTLVFVSHDRYFVDALATRVVEVGGGRLASHPGNYEDFLRAREQTGDLSHSRERVEQHREQDQAPVPLERESRQQSQHERKEAKRQERRRQKDLDEVQVLIEACEMQLADLEARMAAPDFFVDAERARSAGAEHERLQAELARLYLRWEELEFEAAG from the coding sequence ATGTTTCAGTTACAGGACGTAAAAAAATTCTTCGCCGACCGCGCCATCTTTGCAGGCATCAACTGGACGATCGGCACTCAGGATCGTATCGGCCTGTGCGGCGAGAACGGCGCCGGCAAGACGACTCTGCTGCGTTTGCTGGCCGGACAGATCGTTGCCGACGAGGGCCAGGTGCGCAGTGGGCGCGACGCCACTCTGGGCTATCTGCCCCAGGATGGACTGGACTATCGCGGCCGCACCCTGTTTGATGAAGTGCGTAGCGCCCTCGATGAGTTGCTGAGTCTGGAGCGCGAGCTCAAACGTCTTGAACAGTCCCTTGCGGCCAGCCAGGATGAGCGCGATCTTGAACGCTACGCTCTGGTGCAGGAAATGTTTCTTCAGCGCGGCGGCTATACCATGGAGGCGGAAATCGGCAAAGTGCTTCACGGATTGGGCTTTGCCGAAAGTGATTGGGAGCGGCCCTGCGAACATTTTTCCGGTGGCTGGCAGATGCGTATCGGTCTGGCCAAGCTTCTATTGCGCCGTCCCAACCTGCTGCTGCTTGACGAACCGACCAATCATCTTGACCTGCCCGCACGTGACTGGCTTGAAGATTATCTCACCCGCTACCCTTTCGCAGTGGTCATGGTGTCCCATGATCGCTTTTTTCTTGATCGGGTGGTGACACGCATCGTTGAAATCTGGAACGGCCGGCTGACGGAATATCCGGGAAACTACAGTCGCTATCTCGAGGCCCGCGAGGCGCGCATCAGCGCTCTGCGCGAGGCCCGTCGCCGCCAGGACGAGGAGATCGCGCGCATTGAGGCGTTCATCAACCGCTTCCGTTACCAGGCCAACAAGGCGGCATTGGTGCAAAGCCGCGTCAAGCAGTTGGAAAAGATTGAGCGCATCGAGGTGCCGCCGGGGCGAAAAAAAATCGCTTTTCGGTTTCCCGATCCGCCCAAGGGGGGCCGGTTGGCCTTGGAACTCAAGGGTGTATCCCATGGCTACGGTGAACTACAGGTGCTCAAAAACATCGATTTGCTGGTCGAGCGTGGCGAGCGCATGGCCCTGGTCGGCCCCAACGGCGCCGGAAAATCAACTCTGATGCGGATTCTCGCCGGCGTCGAAGCGCCGCTGGCGGGCAGTCGCGAAGAAGGGCACAATCTTAAATTCGGCTATTTTGCTCAGGATCAGGCGCGCGCCCTTGACGCCACGCGTACCGTTCTCGAAGAAATCACCGCGGCGGCGCCTTTTGATATGGTGCCGCGGGTGCGCGACGTGCTCGGTGCTTTTCTCTTTTCCGGTGACGATGTTCACAAACGGGTCTCTGTACTCTCCGGCGGTGAACGCAACCGTTTGGCCCTGGCGATTCTGCTGCTGCATCCGGCTAACCTGTTGTTGCTCGATGAACCGACCAACCATCTTGATCTGCAATCCAAGGACGTGCTGCTCGACGCCCTGCGGCACTACAACGGCACCCTGGTATTTGTGTCTCACGATCGTTATTTTGTCGATGCGCTGGCGACGCGCGTGGTAGAGGTTGGTGGCGGGCGCCTGGCCAGCCATCCCGGCAACTATGAAGATTTTCTGCGTGCCCGCGAACAGACAGGTGATCTGAGCCACTCCCGTGAACGGGTTGAACAGCACCGGGAGCAGGACCAGGCACCGGTGCCCCTTGAGCGCGAATCACGCCAACAGTCGCAACACGAGCGCAAGGAAGCCAAGCGTCAGGAACGGCGGCGGCAGAAGGATCTCGACGAAGTGCAGGTTCTGATCGAAGCCTGCGAGATGCAACTGGCAGATCTGGAGGCACGCATGGCCGCACCGGACTTTTTCGTCGATGCCGAACGCGCGCGCAGCGCCGGGGCCGAACATGAGCGTCTGCAGGCCGAGTTGGCCCGGCTTTATCTGCGCTGGGAAGAGCTCGAGTTCGAGGCGGCCGGCTAG
- a CDS encoding enoyl-ACP reductase, with amino-acid sequence MSLLAGKRGIIFGVANDKSIAWGISQALSGAGAELAFTYLNGSLEKRVRPLAESLGSTLILSCDVQNDEDIDQVFTDVEKAWGGLDFVIHSVAFADREDLKKPFSQTSRAGFALAMDVSAYSLVAVSRRAAPLMKDGGSIVTLSYLGAQRAVPNYNVMGVAKAALEASVRYLAAELGPEGIRVNAISAGPIRTLAASGIGQFKEKIKLMDDYAPLRRTVTQEEVGKSALYFVSDLASGVTGEVHFVDAGFNVIVGA; translated from the coding sequence ATGTCACTTCTCGCAGGAAAACGCGGCATCATCTTCGGTGTCGCCAACGATAAAAGTATCGCCTGGGGCATTTCACAGGCACTGAGCGGCGCCGGGGCTGAGCTTGCCTTCACCTATCTCAACGGTTCCCTGGAAAAGCGGGTACGGCCCCTGGCGGAAAGCCTGGGTTCGACCCTGATTCTGTCCTGCGATGTACAGAACGACGAAGACATCGACCAGGTTTTCACCGACGTGGAAAAAGCCTGGGGTGGCTTGGATTTTGTGATTCACTCCGTTGCGTTCGCTGATCGTGAAGATCTCAAAAAGCCCTTCAGTCAGACCTCGCGTGCGGGCTTTGCCCTGGCCATGGACGTAAGCGCCTATTCCCTGGTAGCGGTCAGCCGGCGCGCGGCGCCGCTGATGAAGGACGGCGGCAGTATCGTTACGCTCTCTTACCTGGGGGCACAGCGCGCGGTGCCCAATTACAACGTGATGGGTGTCGCCAAAGCCGCTCTGGAAGCTTCGGTGCGTTATCTTGCCGCGGAGCTAGGCCCGGAGGGCATTCGCGTCAACGCTATTTCCGCTGGTCCCATCAGGACTCTTGCAGCCTCCGGCATCGGCCAGTTCAAGGAAAAGATCAAACTGATGGATGACTATGCCCCACTGCGGCGTACCGTGACCCAGGAGGAAGTGGGCAAATCGGCCCTGTACTTTGTCTCCGATCTGGCAAGCGGCGTGACCGGCGAAGTTCATTTTGTCGATGCCGGCTTCAACGTCATCGTTGGTGCCTGA
- a CDS encoding LysM peptidoglycan-binding domain-containing protein yields MVKFFLVFAVVLVASGCRPGIPNHSVQDSPAVPIAAVDRQAQSSARAPGLSLADKDPSVQQWPTVEATPSDLRDVERVQVALDSVADAETADDLYLLHVNPVFLESEGETLAHREPVFDFPLVENDRVRYFIDLYSGPARGTFARWLERSGRYIPMMREIFAEYDLPEDLAYLAMIESGFNSRAYSWAHAVGPWQFIESTGRMYNLQGDWWFDERRDPEKATHAAARYLRDLHGQFDGDWYLAVAAYNAGPGRIRGAIRAFGVSDFWEISRGQHLQLETRQYVPKLLAALTIIRDLEAYGFADLAFHEPLAYDVVKVPSATDLELVAELCGVDYEEIKALNPELKRWSTPPGRKNHALRIPQGGKDAFSLAYAQVPAAERVRYHRHRVQAGDTLLKLAGQYQVRVADIVSLNSIRDPRALRIGTDLILPLKEGYSRRPLEELADDHARTRRRTYTVRQGDSLWSIGRRFDVSERQLRVWNNLGWSNHLRPGQVLAVSAPGRATGSAGTASQAPLRQVTYTVKPGDTLWDIGRRYQVGTREIMNWNNLNEGHVLRPGDQLTLMVRQAQRS; encoded by the coding sequence ATGGTCAAGTTCTTCTTGGTGTTTGCTGTGGTTCTGGTTGCGAGCGGCTGTCGTCCGGGGATCCCGAACCACAGTGTGCAGGATTCTCCGGCGGTCCCCATTGCCGCCGTGGATCGGCAGGCACAATCCTCTGCGCGGGCGCCGGGCTTGTCGCTTGCCGATAAAGATCCGTCGGTCCAACAGTGGCCTACCGTCGAGGCGACTCCCAGCGACCTGCGGGATGTCGAGAGGGTGCAAGTGGCTTTGGACTCTGTCGCCGACGCTGAAACCGCTGACGATCTGTACTTGCTTCATGTCAATCCCGTGTTTCTCGAAAGCGAAGGCGAGACCCTGGCCCATCGCGAGCCGGTTTTTGATTTTCCCCTCGTCGAGAACGATCGCGTCCGCTATTTTATCGACCTTTACAGTGGCCCGGCGCGTGGCACCTTTGCTCGCTGGCTGGAACGATCGGGGCGGTATATCCCGATGATGCGAGAGATTTTCGCCGAATACGATCTCCCGGAAGACCTGGCTTATCTGGCCATGATCGAATCGGGATTCAACAGCCGCGCCTACAGTTGGGCACATGCCGTCGGTCCCTGGCAGTTCATCGAAAGTACCGGGCGCATGTATAATCTGCAAGGCGATTGGTGGTTCGATGAACGGCGTGACCCGGAAAAAGCGACCCACGCCGCCGCGCGCTATCTGCGTGACCTGCATGGTCAGTTCGATGGCGACTGGTATCTGGCGGTGGCTGCATACAATGCCGGCCCCGGTCGCATCCGCGGCGCGATCAGAGCCTTCGGCGTCAGTGACTTCTGGGAGATATCCCGTGGTCAGCACTTGCAGCTTGAAACCCGCCAGTATGTGCCCAAGTTACTTGCCGCTTTGACCATTATCAGGGATCTTGAGGCGTACGGGTTTGCCGACCTCGCATTCCATGAGCCGCTGGCCTATGACGTGGTGAAGGTACCCAGTGCCACCGACCTTGAATTGGTGGCCGAACTCTGCGGGGTCGATTATGAGGAAATCAAGGCGCTGAACCCCGAGCTCAAGCGCTGGAGCACGCCCCCCGGACGTAAAAATCATGCGTTGCGCATTCCCCAGGGGGGCAAGGACGCTTTTTCTCTGGCCTATGCCCAGGTGCCCGCGGCTGAGCGTGTCCGCTACCATCGACACCGGGTACAGGCGGGCGATACCCTGCTCAAACTGGCCGGACAATATCAGGTCCGCGTCGCGGATATCGTTTCGCTCAACAGCATCCGCGACCCGCGCGCGCTGCGCATCGGCACCGACCTGATCCTGCCTCTCAAGGAAGGTTACAGCCGGCGGCCTCTGGAGGAGCTGGCCGACGATCACGCCCGGACACGCCGTCGTACCTATACCGTCCGCCAGGGTGACAGCCTCTGGTCCATCGGGCGGCGGTTTGACGTGAGCGAGCGCCAATTGCGCGTATGGAACAATCTGGGCTGGAGCAATCATCTGCGCCCCGGACAGGTGCTGGCCGTATCTGCTCCCGGCCGCGCGACCGGCTCGGCGGGCACCGCCAGCCAGGCTCCCCTCAGGCAGGTGACCTACACGGTCAAGCCGGGTGACACCCTCTGGGATATTGGTCGTCGCTACCAGGTCGGAACCCGCGAGATCATGAACTGGAACAACCTTAACGAGGGGCATGTGTTGCGGCCCGGCGATCAGCTCACCCTGATGGTCCGTCAGGCGCAACGTAGCTGA
- a CDS encoding Rne/Rng family ribonuclease: MSRKMLINATHDEEHRVAIVEDGFLTELDIEITGKEQAKGNIYKAVVVRVESGLQAAFVDYGGERLGFLQIGEIHPNLYPEGEVNGRSRPRINDILRSGQEILVQVLKEERGTKGAALTTFLSLPGRYMVLMPESPTKGVSRKIEEEAERKKLKKAMAELDLPENMGYIVRTAGIGKPSEELRRDFDNLVKVYQGIQERSRQAKAPSLVYRESNLIIRCIRDYFTEDTEEVLVDDPAVYEEAREFFRMLMPDKVRLVKLHQERRPIFSRYQIEEQIETIAHNKVPLPSGGSIVLDATEALVAIDVNSGKMAGEQGIEATASRTNLEAAVEVARQLRLRDLAGLIVIDFIDMRDRKNIRAVEKTLRDALQRDKSRVTVGRISQFGLLEMSRQRLKPMLASASYLECPHCQGRGRIKSVEAQGVAFLRRIQTAVAKGQVHRVEGFLPLDVADYLLNYNREELTDMESRHNMEIILHGRAGLLPHQADLTLVRREKEEEPRTKSELEPAEPVTEPEAPAGMEDTSDIAAPETAVTAAQEEEKPGKKKRRRRRRKKSGAGESAETAPVEESAPLQTEAAAASLTAPAEPAATPAETTATEEKLPQPAAATSETDATTPQPEAETKRKPRPRRRKKSEPGTTAAPAEAFSENDQAPSKVPQNSEQTETQEPAQAEPEAPKKTATTRARRGRAKKPAALQETAAAVPAAQDQSPAPQAAESPPELAGAPAQATSTTPQVSEPQPQPEKAKPTRKRRTPAAKKSTTTQAPSASGELAESAGENPDTTETSEKPPAKPRAKRTTTAKKAPARKKAPTKKPVDAPPQPDEEGS; the protein is encoded by the coding sequence ATGAGCCGCAAAATGCTGATCAACGCCACCCATGACGAAGAGCACCGGGTGGCCATCGTCGAAGACGGCTTTCTGACCGAACTCGACATCGAAATCACCGGCAAGGAACAAGCCAAAGGCAACATTTATAAAGCGGTGGTAGTCCGGGTGGAAAGCGGACTGCAGGCCGCTTTCGTCGATTACGGGGGAGAGCGCCTGGGCTTTCTGCAAATCGGCGAGATTCACCCCAACCTCTACCCGGAAGGCGAGGTGAACGGCCGCAGCCGGCCACGCATCAACGATATCCTGCGTTCCGGCCAGGAAATTCTGGTACAGGTCCTCAAGGAAGAGCGCGGCACCAAAGGTGCGGCTCTGACCACCTTCCTGTCCCTGCCGGGCCGTTATATGGTGCTGATGCCCGAAAGTCCCACAAAAGGCGTTTCGCGCAAGATCGAGGAAGAGGCGGAGCGCAAGAAGCTCAAGAAAGCCATGGCCGAACTCGACCTTCCGGAAAACATGGGCTACATCGTACGCACTGCCGGCATCGGCAAACCTTCCGAGGAACTGCGCCGCGATTTCGACAATCTGGTCAAGGTTTACCAGGGCATACAGGAACGCAGCCGCCAGGCCAAGGCGCCAAGCCTGGTGTACCGCGAATCCAATCTGATCATCCGCTGTATCCGCGACTATTTCACCGAAGACACCGAAGAAGTACTGGTCGATGACCCCGCCGTTTACGAAGAGGCTCGCGAATTCTTTCGTATGCTCATGCCCGACAAGGTGCGACTGGTCAAGCTCCACCAGGAACGCCGGCCCATTTTTTCGCGCTACCAAATCGAGGAGCAGATCGAGACTATCGCCCACAACAAGGTACCTCTGCCCTCTGGTGGCTCCATCGTTCTCGATGCAACCGAAGCCTTGGTGGCCATCGATGTCAACTCAGGAAAGATGGCTGGTGAGCAGGGCATCGAAGCGACCGCGAGCCGAACCAACCTGGAAGCTGCGGTGGAAGTCGCCCGTCAATTGCGCCTGCGCGACCTGGCCGGCCTGATCGTCATCGATTTTATCGACATGCGCGATCGCAAAAATATCCGGGCGGTGGAGAAAACCCTCCGCGATGCGCTGCAGCGCGACAAATCACGCGTCACCGTGGGCCGCATCAGCCAATTCGGTCTGCTCGAAATGAGCCGCCAGCGCCTCAAGCCGATGCTCGCGTCCGCCTCCTATCTGGAATGCCCCCACTGCCAGGGACGCGGCCGCATAAAAAGCGTGGAGGCTCAGGGCGTCGCTTTTTTGCGCCGCATTCAAACTGCGGTGGCCAAAGGCCAGGTCCATCGTGTGGAAGGATTTCTGCCCCTGGATGTCGCCGACTATCTGCTCAATTATAATCGCGAAGAACTGACGGACATGGAGAGTCGTCATAACATGGAGATCATCCTCCACGGTCGCGCCGGTTTGCTCCCCCATCAGGCCGACCTGACGCTGGTTCGGCGGGAAAAAGAAGAGGAACCGCGGACAAAATCCGAATTGGAGCCCGCAGAGCCGGTCACTGAGCCTGAGGCACCGGCCGGCATGGAAGATACGTCCGACATTGCTGCTCCGGAAACCGCCGTCACCGCCGCCCAGGAGGAGGAGAAACCCGGCAAAAAGAAACGCCGCCGGCGCCGCCGCAAAAAATCAGGTGCCGGGGAATCTGCCGAAACCGCGCCCGTGGAAGAATCGGCGCCCTTGCAGACCGAAGCCGCGGCTGCCTCACTCACCGCACCGGCTGAGCCGGCTGCAACTCCTGCGGAAACGACGGCGACTGAAGAAAAACTTCCGCAGCCCGCCGCTGCGACTTCGGAAACGGATGCCACCACGCCGCAGCCCGAGGCTGAGACCAAGCGCAAACCTCGCCCACGACGGCGCAAGAAATCCGAGCCCGGCACAACGGCTGCGCCTGCTGAGGCCTTTTCCGAAAACGATCAAGCACCCTCGAAGGTGCCCCAAAATTCTGAGCAAACCGAGACCCAAGAGCCTGCCCAGGCAGAGCCGGAAGCACCAAAGAAGACCGCGACCACACGTGCGCGCCGCGGGCGCGCCAAAAAACCTGCTGCGCTCCAAGAAACGGCTGCTGCTGTGCCGGCCGCTCAGGATCAGAGTCCCGCCCCGCAGGCTGCGGAGTCGCCACCGGAACTCGCCGGGGCCCCGGCGCAGGCGACATCAACAACTCCGCAAGTCTCGGAACCCCAGCCGCAACCGGAAAAAGCCAAGCCGACACGCAAGCGCAGAACACCGGCAGCAAAAAAATCAACCACAACCCAGGCACCAAGCGCCTCCGGGGAGCTTGCCGAATCGGCGGGTGAGAATCCGGACACGACCGAAACGAGTGAGAAACCTCCAGCCAAGCCACGCGCCAAGCGCACCACCACGGCCAAGAAGGCGCCCGCCCGGAAAAAAGCTCCAACCAAAAAGCCGGTCGATGCGCCGCCTCAGCCCGATGAGGAAGGCTCCTGA
- the hflX gene encoding GTPase HflX, producing MLDGNLTGLKPSQIKALERIDRRRIPPDQVVTGDLARFLTELSRDIRRQLGIIVDRQGLILHVLVGDDREILIPDLSRFGLGRSRLRGLRCIHTHLKGEALSHDDLTDLALLRLDLMVAIAVGEEGLPGRVDYAHLLPDNPEGKTVEVLSASSVYDLHLDFSQFIDSLESEMERRMGETFDLSDTREKAILISAGCEARVELEDSLNELAELARTADVVVLDRVVQRTQKVNPRFLMGEGKIREVIIRALQQGATLLIFDQDLSPGQVRSISEMTEMKVIDRTQLILDIFARRAHTLDGKVQVEVAQLKYLMPRLLGKGTVMSRLMGGIGGRGPGETKLEIDRRRIRERLSRLEKQLESLSRGRRQRRQRRIRADVPIISIVGYTNAGKSTLLNALTQSTVFTEDLLFATLDTSTRRLRFPQEREVIITDTVGFIRKLPKSLLGAFKATLEELEDADLLLHVVDISAPRFEEHIAAVERILQDLDLGDLPRLLVFNKIDRVPAGEAAALCRRFEAIGVSALDRSTFESLLEELQRRFWPQESFDDGPEKDSLL from the coding sequence GTGCTAGACGGCAATCTGACCGGCCTCAAACCAAGCCAGATCAAGGCCCTGGAGCGTATCGACCGGCGTCGCATTCCGCCGGACCAGGTCGTGACGGGGGATCTGGCGCGCTTTCTCACCGAACTCTCCCGGGACATCAGGCGCCAGCTCGGCATCATTGTCGATCGCCAAGGGCTGATTCTGCATGTGCTGGTCGGCGACGACCGCGAGATTCTCATCCCCGACCTGTCGCGCTTCGGCCTCGGGCGCAGCCGGCTGCGTGGTCTGCGCTGTATTCATACTCACCTCAAGGGTGAAGCCCTGTCCCACGACGACCTCACCGACCTCGCCTTGCTGCGCCTGGACCTGATGGTTGCCATTGCCGTTGGCGAGGAAGGTTTGCCCGGGCGAGTCGATTATGCTCACCTGCTTCCCGATAATCCCGAAGGCAAAACCGTCGAGGTTCTCTCCGCGTCGTCGGTTTACGATCTGCACCTGGATTTTTCGCAATTCATCGATTCACTCGAATCGGAGATGGAACGCAGGATGGGGGAAACCTTCGACCTCTCCGACACCCGGGAGAAGGCGATCCTGATCTCCGCGGGGTGCGAAGCGCGCGTGGAGTTGGAGGATTCCCTCAACGAACTGGCCGAATTGGCTCGCACTGCCGATGTGGTAGTGCTTGACCGGGTGGTGCAGCGCACCCAGAAGGTCAACCCCCGTTTTCTCATGGGGGAAGGCAAGATCCGCGAAGTGATTATCCGCGCCCTGCAGCAGGGCGCGACCCTGCTCATTTTCGATCAGGATCTCTCCCCGGGTCAGGTGCGCTCCATCTCGGAAATGACTGAGATGAAGGTCATCGATCGCACCCAGTTGATCCTTGATATCTTTGCGCGCCGTGCCCACACCCTCGACGGCAAGGTGCAGGTCGAGGTGGCGCAGCTCAAATACCTCATGCCGCGCCTGCTCGGAAAAGGGACCGTCATGTCGCGTCTCATGGGGGGCATCGGTGGTCGCGGTCCCGGTGAAACCAAGCTTGAAATTGATCGACGCCGCATCCGCGAGCGCCTTTCGCGCCTGGAGAAACAGCTCGAATCCCTGTCTCGCGGCCGTCGCCAACGCCGTCAGCGCCGCATTCGTGCCGATGTGCCGATCATCTCCATTGTCGGCTATACCAATGCCGGAAAATCAACTCTGCTCAATGCCTTAACCCAGAGCACGGTGTTTACTGAGGACCTGCTCTTTGCCACCCTTGACACCTCCACACGCCGTCTGCGCTTTCCCCAGGAGCGCGAGGTCATCATTACCGATACCGTAGGGTTCATTCGCAAACTGCCGAAAAGCCTTCTCGGCGCTTTTAAGGCGACCCTTGAGGAGTTGGAGGACGCCGACCTGCTGCTGCATGTCGTGGATATCTCGGCACCGCGCTTCGAGGAACATATCGCCGCCGTGGAGCGGATATTGCAGGATCTTGATCTCGGTGATCTGCCCCGTCTGCTGGTCTTCAACAAGATCGACCGCGTACCCGCAGGTGAGGCCGCGGCTCTCTGCAGGCGTTTTGAAGCAATCGGAGTCAGTGCTTTGGACCGCAGCACTTTCGAGTCCTTGCTCGAAGAGTTGCAGCGCCGCTTCTGGCCCCAGGAGTCATTTGACGATGGGCCGGAGAAGGATAGTTTGCTGTAG